The Rhodanobacteraceae bacterium genomic sequence AAAAAATGCCGGGCAGAAGCCCGGCAATGGGGAGAGTACAGCCATGAATCAGAAGTCATAGGACACGGAGAACCTGATGCTGCGCGGCGCGAGGGTGTCCTGGACCTGCCCGAAATTGGGGTTCGGGCTGCCGGTCGATCCGAAGAAGTCGTTGTAGAACACCGGCGTCTGCTTGTTGAGGGCGTTGAACACGGCAAGATTGAAGTCGAGCTTGTGTTCGGCCCATGCCGGCTTGTAATCGACGCTGAGATCCACCCGCTTGGTCCACGGCGTGGTGCCGTGCGATCCGGGCGGGGCCGGCACGCCGCCGCACCAGTAGTAGGTGCTGGAACCGTGCAGGCGAATCTGGTTCGGTCCGTAGCGGCCACGGCACAGGCGCGGCGTGCCCGACGCGATGTACAGGTTGGCGCCGACCGTCCAATCCGGGTTGAGCGCGTAGGCGCCGAAAATCTTGATCTGATGCCGGCGGCTGTTGGGCAATTCGCCGTAGGACCATTCCATTCTTTCCGGAAAGTCCCAAGCGGTCGTCAGCGATTCGTAGGAACCGCTTTGCTGCGAGTAGGTGCTGACCGGGCCTTCCGTGTTGCCATAGGTCTTGGAGAACACATAGTCGATCTTGGCGAACCACTTGCCGTCCCAGGCGTGTTCCAGCGACAGGTCTATGGCGTAGTACTTGCGGAGCGCGCCCTTGGTGAAGCCCTGGTCGGCCATGGTCATGGTGACCGGGACGAGGTCGCCGTTAGGCGCCTTCATCAGGATGTTGCTGGTCTCACCCGGGTTGATCAGGATCAGGCTCTGGGCCCAGTCGGTGCAGGTGGATGCCGTCATCCAGGCGTAACCCTGGGCGCGGCCCGCCGCGCACTCGTTCTGGATCGAGTCGTAGTCGTCGATGATGCGATCCATCTTCTGGTAGGTACCGGCCGCGGTGAACACCCACTTGTTCCCCAGCATTTCGAACTGCTGCTGCATGCCCAGCACGAAATTGTCGGAATACTCGGCCTTGATGTTCTGCGCGGCGGAGATGCGCGGGTCCTTGGCCTGACCGTATTCGCTGTCGATCGACACGCCCGTTGCAGGATTCTGCGGCAGCGGAGTGAAGCCGATCGGCGCGCCGGTCGCGGGATCGATGCCGGTGTAGGTGCCGTACTGCCCGGCGTTCACCACCGGATTGGCGATCGAGAGCGCCACCTGCGCCGGCAGCGCGAGGAAATAGCGCCCGGCATTGCCGAACACCTTCAGGGTGGAATCGCCGTGCACGTCCCAACTGAAGCCGATGCGCGGCGCCCATTGCGGCTTGGTCAGGCGGATGTAGGGGGTGCCCGACGCGTCGTAGTTGACGAACTGGTCGTTGCGCAAGCCCAGATTCAGCAGGAAATTCGGCGTGACCTGCCAGTTGTCCATCACGTACTGGGCGCGTTGGGCCACGCGCACCGATGCGATGCTGCGGTCGACGTGCCGTTGCACGTAGTAGCAATGATTGGCATCACACTGCGTGGAGGGACCGACATAGGGTGGGACACTGGGATTGCCGGCGAAGATCGCCTGGCCGGGATCGACTTGCCCGTAGATCCACTGGTAACCCGGCCCCGTGTTCTCGTAGCCGTCCTCGAGGTCCCACGAATTGATGTTGTCGAGGCCGATCTGGAAGTCGTGGGTGCGCCACTTGTAGTCGAGGCTCAGGCGGTAGTTCTCCACCGTCTCCCGGTGGTCCGGCAGGGCCTGCGTCGAGTTGTTCTGCCGGTTGTCGAACCCCGTGCTCCCGGGCGGGAGGAACGCCGGATCCTGATAGGACGCGCTGGCGATGTGCGGCAACGCCGGATCGAAGCCCGGGAACGCCGGCTGATCGGTGTAGTAGTGACCGTGCATCTTCCCCAGCATCGCATTCAGGGTCAGGTTGTCGGTCAGGTACGACGTGTAGTTGGCCACCCACATCCGGAAGGTGGTCTTGTTGGTTTGGTTGAGGCCCGTGTTGCCGGGGATGACCTGCTTGGTGTCGTAGTCGAAAGCGTCGTACGAGCCCCATTGCTTGTAGGAATTCTGCAAGCCCGTCACGCTCAGGATGTTGCTGTCGTTGATGTTCCAGTTGAGCTTGGCGTACAGCTTCGGCTGGTGGACGGTATAGAAATTCCTGTTCGCGGTTCCGACGTTGGAATCCGTGGTGGTGAAGTGCGAATTGTCCTGCTCGACGCCCAGGAAGAAGAACAGCTTGTCCTTGATGATCGGACCACTGGCGTAGGCGTCGTAGATCGTTTCGCTGCTGCGGTTGTCCTTGCGGTAGCGCTGCAGATCGCCGGGTTGTTCCCCGGGGGTCGTCACCAGCGGATTGGCGTAGTAGTAATTGACGGGGTCGGAGCGCAGGCTGG encodes the following:
- a CDS encoding Oar protein, which translates into the protein MKSKSLRSSNRSSIFQRKALAIAIGSMALGITGAAWAQAVNGTIYGTVPVAAGETIQITGGAGYNRTITVGPSGKYSITLPVGTYTVSLLQGGKVVQTRADVTPVAAGAVEVDFSSSAGAANAQTLSAINVTATAIPPIDVTTTNQVTTVTARELRQLPLQRTAEDIAMLAPGVNMGSPELAGGPLGTPINVFGGASTAENAYYLDGMNTTELLNNQGGISLPYGVIQQQQTFISGYGAQYGRSIGGVINQIGKSGSNEWHFGARALWQPASLRSDPVNYYYANPLVTTPGEQPGDLQRYRKDNRSSETIYDAYASGPIIKDKLFFFLGVEQDNSHFTTTDSNVGTANRNFYTVHQPKLYAKLNWNINDSNILSVTGLQNSYKQWGSYDAFDYDTKQVIPGNTGLNQTNKTTFRMWVANYTSYLTDNLTLNAMLGKMHGHYYTDQPAFPGFDPALPHIASASYQDPAFLPPGSTGFDNRQNNSTQALPDHRETVENYRLSLDYKWRTHDFQIGLDNINSWDLEDGYENTGPGYQWIYGQVDPGQAIFAGNPSVPPYVGPSTQCDANHCYYVQRHVDRSIASVRVAQRAQYVMDNWQVTPNFLLNLGLRNDQFVNYDASGTPYIRLTKPQWAPRIGFSWDVHGDSTLKVFGNAGRYFLALPAQVALSIANPVVNAGQYGTYTGIDPATGAPIGFTPLPQNPATGVSIDSEYGQAKDPRISAAQNIKAEYSDNFVLGMQQQFEMLGNKWVFTAAGTYQKMDRIIDDYDSIQNECAAGRAQGYAWMTASTCTDWAQSLILINPGETSNILMKAPNGDLVPVTMTMADQGFTKGALRKYYAIDLSLEHAWDGKWFAKIDYVFSKTYGNTEGPVSTYSQQSGSYESLTTAWDFPERMEWSYGELPNSRRHQIKIFGAYALNPDWTVGANLYIASGTPRLCRGRYGPNQIRLHGSSTYYWCGGVPAPPGSHGTTPWTKRVDLSVDYKPAWAEHKLDFNLAVFNALNKQTPVFYNDFFGSTGSPNPNFGQVQDTLAPRSIRFSVSYDF